A region of the Prinia subflava isolate CZ2003 ecotype Zambia chromosome 17, Cam_Psub_1.2, whole genome shotgun sequence genome:
tggcagacTTGGGGCTGTGCCTGTTCCCTGGGGTGCCTGTTCAGTgccccaccaccctctgggggaagaacctttccctgacaTCCAATCTAATGACATCCCCAGGTCTCTCCCACCCCTGTGCCATGTCCCCAAAAGGCCAGACTGGGTTTACAGGGACATTCTCTTCCTTGGGGAGCTCTCAGATGCTGTGAGAGCCTgcaggctgctgtcactgccctgaCTCCAGGTGCCACCAGACAAGTGTTGCACCCATGCACAAGTGGTCCTGCTGGCCCCAGGAGAAGCGGGTCCCCACAGGGGGCTCCTCTCTCTCCAGTGTGATGTTGAAACCCCCAGTGGCAGGAGAAGGCCTGAATCCCAGAGGAGTCAGCAACACAGTGGAACATCCCCACCACAGTGCCTGAGGCCAGTTGTCTCCCCTGAGCACCCCGAGCGACCTCAACACCAGCAGGACAGACCCAACCAGCCCCTCTGGCACATCCAGCATTGGAATCCTCCTCCTTCCACCATAGCCCTGTTCAGGTTCAGGCTGAGCCCAGAGCCTGATGCACCCCGAAGTGCCACAACCACTGCCCACTTACTTTTGAGTCCGGGGTTGGGGGTTTTCTCCACGTACTGCACGGGGCCGCAGGCGCTCTCCCCGCTCCGGCTGCCGTCCAGCTGCTGCTCTacctgctgccaggctggggagggggaacaAGCACTGGGTGGGTTTGCAACAGGGGTTGCCAGTgtggggggctgcaggacaggaggAGGATGCAAAGCAAAGAAGGGCAAGTCCCCAGGCTGGGAACTCCATCCCTGccaccagtgtccccagcacgATGAAGGTGCTGGGGAGGTACTCCAgttgctccagctgccccagggaCCCTGTGCCCTCACCTTCATAGACAAAGCGGACGTTCTCCTCATGGGCCAGGGTGTAACATTCTTCAGGGGCCGagatctgctgcagcagcagcgggggCCTCTTGCCATTCACTCTGTTGAAGATGAGTTTCTGCGCTGGGCtgtggagggagggaagcaAGGGGGGGTgagggcacaggcagctctgcccactcCAGCAGGAACTGGGGCAGTTCATGTGTCCTGGGTGGCCCTATGGGGCACACAGACACCCACAGCTGCAGTcaccctgctctgtccccaagGACTGGGATGGAAAGGGATCCAGCACCCAGGGACAGGGGATTCTGACACAGGGGGGCTGCAAGGGGAGCTCCCTGGGGAAAAGCACCAGCTGCCCATCTCACACCCCTCCTCCAAACTAACACCAAGTGTAGTTCCTAAGATAAAGGATCTGCCACCAAAACTGCAGGAATATCAGGAAATGGAAGTGAAATCCAGTTAGGTACTGGACAGGGGATGTGCCATCCTCTGCAGATCGAGCACTCGGGTTCACTGCAACAGCTCTGGCTCCAGCACTCGGGTTCACTGAACAGCTCTGGCTCCAGCATGTCCCCAAGGAGCCCCAGGACTGGGATGTAACACTCTGCAAAGTAGGAGCAGGTCAGACTTCCTCAGAGCTGGGATCCCCCTCTGGTGAGGGGCACTTCAACCACCCCCGGCCTGGATGGAGCAACATCCACCTGAACTAATGGAAAAACTTGGCATGAGACCTAGCAGCATGTTCAGTGCAAAACTCCAGTATTTTGGCTTTTCTGCACAGGTCTAGGGTAGGACATGTCTGCAACAGCCACATTCCTCATGGGACAAAGTCTAAGGGGCCCTAGGAGTGGGCTTGGAGGGCAGGAGAGActgggagcaggcagctcctgcagatctgcaggcaggggctggagagggcagTGACCCTGAAGTCCCCACAGCTAGGGGCACTAGGCAGGCAGGAGGGCAAGCGTGGCAGAAGCCACTCCACTGAATTCC
Encoded here:
- the MCRIP2 gene encoding MAPK regulated corepressor interacting protein 2 isoform X2 yields the protein MYTLTRGPSKLATQRRTGPTQQAVESSKLGELRGRPQPGPWPPASPAQKLIFNRVNGKRPPLLLQQISAPEECYTLAHEENVRFVYEAWQQVEQQLDGSRSGESACGPVQYVEKTPNPGLKNFVPIDLEEWWAQQFLAKIENCS
- the MCRIP2 gene encoding MAPK regulated corepressor interacting protein 2 isoform X1; the protein is MYTLTRGPSKLATQRRTGPTQQAVESSKLGELRGRPQPGPWPPASPAQKLIFNRVNGKRPPLLLQQISAPEECYTLAHEENVRFVYEAPHTGNPCCKPTQCLFPLPSLAAGRAAAGRQPERGERLRPRAVRGENPQPRTQKLRSH